The Halococcus sediminicola genome has a segment encoding these proteins:
- a CDS encoding geranylgeranylglycerol-phosphate geranylgeranyltransferase translates to MSGERARGLLELTRPVNAVAAGMLTFIGAFVAGGLDMWVAVGAAVGATVLATAAGNAMNDYFDREIDGINQPDRPIPRGAVAPRTALGFSGLLFAGAVVFALALPVPAIAIAVVNLLALVAYTELFKGLPGVGNAVVGYLGGSTFLFGAAAVGRITAAVVVLFALAALSTVAREIVKDVEDVAGDRREGLNTLPIAIGERPALWLAAGLLAVALLASPLPYLQETFGWPYLAVVAVADLVMAVAAVESFSDPTAGQEHLSYAMFLAGGAFVVGRLAVAV, encoded by the coding sequence ATGTCCGGCGAGCGTGCTCGCGGCCTGCTCGAGCTCACGAGACCCGTCAACGCCGTCGCCGCGGGGATGCTCACGTTCATCGGTGCGTTCGTCGCCGGCGGTCTCGATATGTGGGTGGCGGTCGGCGCGGCCGTCGGCGCGACCGTGCTCGCCACCGCCGCGGGCAACGCGATGAACGACTACTTCGACCGCGAGATAGACGGCATCAACCAGCCCGATCGCCCGATTCCCCGCGGTGCGGTCGCGCCCCGGACGGCGCTCGGGTTCAGTGGGCTGCTGTTCGCCGGCGCGGTCGTGTTCGCGCTCGCTCTTCCTGTGCCTGCTATCGCCATCGCCGTCGTCAACCTCCTCGCGCTCGTTGCCTACACGGAACTGTTCAAGGGACTACCCGGCGTCGGCAACGCGGTCGTCGGCTATCTCGGCGGTAGCACGTTCCTGTTCGGCGCGGCGGCCGTCGGGCGGATCACCGCGGCGGTCGTCGTGCTGTTCGCGCTCGCGGCGCTCTCGACGGTCGCCCGCGAGATCGTCAAGGACGTCGAGGACGTCGCGGGCGACCGTCGCGAGGGGTTGAACACCCTCCCCATCGCCATCGGCGAGCGCCCGGCGCTCTGGCTCGCCGCCGGCCTGCTCGCGGTCGCGCTGCTCGCCAGCCCGCTTCCCTACCTCCAAGAGACGTTCGGCTGGCCGTATCTCGCCGTCGTCGCGGTCGCCGACCTCGTGATGGCCGTCGCCGCCGTCGAGAGCTTTTCCGACCCGACCGCGGGTCAGGAACACCTGAGCTACGCGATGTTCCTCGCCGGCGGCGCGTTCGTCGTCGGCCGGCTCGCGGTCGCCGTGTAG
- a CDS encoding CoA-binding protein, giving the protein MPVTDDDELREILDGETVAVVGCSSTPGKDAHEIPQYLREHGYDVIPVNPYADEILDRQAYDSLADVEEDVDIVDVFRPSDEVSGIVDAALDREDSPVIWTQLGIRDGDATDRAEADGHRVVEDRCMKVEHQRLC; this is encoded by the coding sequence ATGCCAGTCACTGACGACGACGAGCTTCGTGAAATCCTCGACGGCGAGACGGTGGCCGTGGTGGGCTGCTCGTCGACGCCGGGCAAGGACGCCCACGAGATCCCGCAGTACCTCCGTGAGCACGGCTACGACGTGATTCCGGTCAATCCGTACGCCGACGAAATCCTCGACCGGCAAGCGTACGACTCGCTCGCGGACGTCGAGGAGGACGTCGACATCGTGGACGTGTTCCGGCCGAGCGACGAAGTGAGTGGAATCGTCGATGCGGCGCTCGACCGCGAGGACTCCCCGGTGATCTGGACGCAACTCGGCATCCGCGACGGTGACGCCACCGACCGCGCCGAGGCGGACGGTCATCGGGTTGTCGAGGACCGCTGTATGAAGGTCGAACACCAGCGCCTCTGCTGA
- a CDS encoding DUF5798 family protein has protein sequence MGLGNTAKKLQRVADMAETLYQKVDELRSQVNDVKAHVETTSRKVDRIERDLDDQRAVLDALAREQDIDVDSLLAEAAIEEAEPTDIADAEPPADGTDGTASPGE, from the coding sequence ATGGGACTCGGCAACACGGCGAAAAAGCTCCAGCGGGTGGCCGACATGGCCGAAACGCTCTACCAGAAGGTCGACGAACTTCGCTCGCAGGTCAACGACGTCAAAGCCCACGTCGAGACCACGAGCCGGAAGGTCGACCGCATCGAGCGCGACCTCGACGACCAGCGCGCGGTCCTCGACGCACTGGCGCGCGAACAGGACATCGACGTCGACTCGCTACTCGCGGAGGCGGCCATCGAGGAGGCCGAGCCCACCGACATCGCCGACGCCGAACCGCCGGCCGACGGAACGGACGGGACGGCCTCGCCGGGCGAGTAG
- a CDS encoding DUF7548 family protein, whose protein sequence is MDGSRVAPLVGIVGCGLVLLTLLAPYLGLGGGAVGTYYAAGALNPLVGGLFAAVTVIVLAAGRAGRTDPATAAGVALVFGVLVVGVSLAWSLTVPESIVFQLATTSLIEIHRWVLALVSLVIPVSGVWYARALALV, encoded by the coding sequence ATGGACGGGTCGCGGGTCGCTCCACTGGTCGGTATCGTCGGCTGTGGCCTCGTTTTGCTAACGCTTCTCGCCCCGTATCTCGGTCTCGGTGGCGGGGCGGTCGGGACCTACTACGCGGCCGGCGCGCTCAACCCGCTCGTCGGCGGCCTGTTCGCGGCGGTGACGGTGATCGTCCTCGCCGCCGGGCGGGCGGGCCGAACCGACCCCGCGACCGCCGCCGGTGTCGCGCTCGTCTTCGGCGTCCTCGTCGTGGGCGTGTCGCTCGCGTGGAGCTTGACGGTCCCCGAGAGCATCGTCTTCCAGCTTGCGACCACGTCGCTCATCGAGATCCATCGCTGGGTGCTGGCGCTCGTTTCGCTCGTGATTCCGGTCAGCGGCGTGTGGTACGCCCGTGCACTCGCGCTCGTATAG